A genomic stretch from Aedes albopictus strain Foshan chromosome 2, AalbF5, whole genome shotgun sequence includes:
- the LOC109621806 gene encoding uncharacterized protein LOC109621806 — translation MLTEHHQLEQPKHEGGAASTVTLRKVLVKHSRKLTRNRFCSSQDNLGASEYRKDRRVHGLQLPLHPLQLVGWFALILFGYSTFGLLIPALNPSVQAPLYYLLTALYLLHLVSHLAALLLDPADIELRRKSTRTVVPEFDRSKHSHVIENGRCHLCNIKTTSHRTKHCSVCNKCVGTFDHHCKWLNHCVGGRNYAAFLMCVVSAVIAALVILAAAVVEIVLYHVQPEWLNLAWFGFANDTVTTGPTIVNSATDQTDTDLGNDTLANTPLPTLLDNITSSAQDLLLNQTFFNDSTVDNVTESVEPTTDKPLEATGISVNNTIFLVCIGFLGILAAIAAGLLIHLCFFHVYISFLGLTTYEYIRNNRQNVMTNLPTIAQNARHLANGPSTTTSTIGTTSKLSTLTNCTKANHLPEVYVCSSINPSVLPVSGTLNDLNRQRPRTLHCCDNSKECTNNITSAGLRNLDAVSLSTAATSASTATHQKAAFYMCSMLEERNIAAVKGHPREKCESRTFHCCSQFRQTVNGDDFETTTTAESYVHYSEQCTFCSFKVKLSSGSTLDKSEQLTAALQEKRCCVKTLTKHHRWKRKWNCCSNVPDSPDVPGDPLRSISAVVQQHGSAPSFPEITNVVEHNHFQRQQQLNPYELTNNENRANNNRNNNCVSNNNCSTSTGSSNSSGNGLYDNASVGEHNAINNNYTSMSSTSNGNNNRIVNDANGNDITLVPTSVSPVPKRPRARLVRPWPVVRLRHMIRMIDRYRRPRCRPGINPASTTSTGVKQNQVRPLSSTECTAVVAAGISACGPGSPSVQHHQNPSDLPTSTIRTEAPPTMPALPPPARRKLKNTTDDLQELADTLIFVQQQQLQQQHQQQQQQQPTTIRIPVHPPTSASYRRNRRKILIRNRSPTLSPIHESGLSNPTSPQPCRHSCSASISSLTSPMASMCAGGSGTAAGASSSSVDRST, via the coding sequence ATGCTCACAGAGCATCACCAGCTGGAACAGCCGAAACACGAAGGAGGTGCCGCATCTACAGTAACGCTACGGAAGGTTTTAGTCAAGCACAGTCGGAAACTCACGAGGAATCGGTTCTGTTCATCGCAAGATAATTTGGGCGCTTCGGAATACCGCAAGGATCGGCGGGTACATGGACTGCAGCTACCGTTGCATCCTCTGCAGCTAGTCGGTTGGTTTGCGTTGATTCTGTTCGGTTACTCGACCTTTGGCTTGCTCATACCGGCCTTGAATCCTTCGGTGCAAGCGCCACTGTACTATCTGCTCACCGCGCTCTATCTGCTCCATCTGGTTTCTCATCTGGCAGCACTGTTGCTCGATCCAGCCGACATAGAGCTTCGTCGCAAGAGCACTCGGACCGTTGTGCCCGAGTTCGACCGCAGTAAGCACTCGCACGTGATTGAGAACGGACGTTGCCATCTGTGCAACATCAAAACCACTAGTCATCGGACCAAACACTGTAGTGTCTGTAACAAGTGCGTCGGAACGTTTGATCACCATTGCAAATGGTTGAATCACTGTGTCGGCGGTCGAAACTATGCGGCATTCCTTATGTGCGTGGTGAGTGCTGTCATCGCAGCGTTGGTCATCCTGGCCGCAGCTGTTGTGGAAATTGTCCTTTACCATGTGCAACCCGAGTGGCTTAACTTGGCCTGGTTTGGCTTCGCGAACGACACCGTTACTACCGGTCCTACCATTGTTAACTCTGCTACAGATCAAACGGATACCGATCTTGGAAACGATACTCTTGCTAACACTCCACTACCGACATTGTTGGATAACATCACTAGTTCTGCACAGGATTTGCTACTAAACCAGACATTCTTCAACGACTCGACCGTAGATAATGTCACCGAGTCAGTGGAACCGACAACCGATAAACCTCTCGAAGCAACCGGGATCAGCGTCAACAACACCATATTCCTGGTGTGCATCGGATTCCTGGGAATCTTGGCTGCGATAGCAGCAGGCCTTCTCATCCACCTATGCTTTTTTCACGTCTACATCTCATTCCTCGGTCTCACCACCTACGAGTACATACGCAACAATCGTCAAAATGTGATGACCAATCTGCCAACAATTGCTCAGAACGCACGGCACCTCGCAAACGGTCCTTCAACAACCACCTCTACCATAGGCACGACCTCCAAGCTGAGCACTCTGACCAACTGTACCAAAGCTAATCACCTCCCCGAGGTCTACGTCTGTTCTTCGATCAATCCCTCGGTTCTACCCGTGTCGGGCACGCTGAATGACTTGAACCGTCAACGACCTCGTACCTTGCATTGCTGTGATAACTCAAAAGAATGTACCAACAACATCACCTCGGCAGGCCTGCGGAACCTAGATGCGGTCTCGCTATCAACGGCTGCTACCAGTGCATCAACCGCAACCCACCAGAAGGCAGCGTTCTACATGTGTTCAATGCTGGAAGAACGAAATATTGCCGCTGTCAAAGGTCATCCCCGCGAAAAATGTGAATCTCGTACATTTCACTGCTGTTCACAGTTTCGTCAAACAGTCAACGGAGATGACTTTGAGACAACCACTACAGCGGAATCGTACGTTCACTACAGTGAACAGTGCACATTTTGTAGTTTTAAGGTCAAGCTTTCTTCGGGAAGCACTTTGGATAAAAGCGAACAGCTAACGGCTGCTCTGCAGGAGAAACGTTGTTGCGTCAAAACTCTCACCAAGCACCACCGCTGGAAaaggaaatggaactgttgttCGAACGTCCCGGATAGTCCGGACGTCCCGGGAGACCCGTTGCGATCGATTTCCGCTGTAGTCCAGCAGCATGGATCCGCGCCGTCCTTCCCGGAGATAACCAACGTAGTAGAACATAATCATTTTCAGCGACAACAGCAACTGAATCCCTATGAACTGACAAATAATGAAAATCGTGCCAATAACAATAGGAATAATAACTGTGTTAGCAACAATAACTGTAGCACTAGTACCGGTAGCAGTAACAGTAGCGGAAACGGACTCTATGACAACGCGTCTGTAGGCGAGCACAACGCGATCAACAACAACTACACCAGCATGAGTTCGACGAGCAACGGCAACAACAATCGCATTGTGAACGACGCCAACGGAAACGACATAACCCTAGTACCCACCAGCGTTTCTCCGGTACCGAAGCGTCCACGGGCCAGGCTTGTCCGGCCTTGGCCAGTTGTTCGTCTAAGGCACATGATCAGAATGATTGATCGCTACCGTCGACCTCGATGCCGGCCTGGCATCAATCCAGCATCAACCACCTCCACCGGCGTCAAACAGAACCAGGTTCGGCCGCTCTCGTCAACCGAATGTACCGCTGTGGTAGCCGCAGGAATATCCGCCTGCGGACCAGGATCGCCATCCGTCCAACATCACCAAAACCCGTCAGATCTGCCGACGTCCACCATCCGAACCGAGGCACCTCCGACGATGCCCGCTCTACCACCACCGGCACGACGCAAGCTCAAGAATACCACCGACGACCTGCAAGAGCTGGCCGATACGCTCATCTTTGTTCAGCAACAACAACTTCAACAACAGcaccagcaacaacagcagcaacaaccgaCAACGATTCGCATACCGGTCCATCCGCCAACGTCGGCCTCCTACCGGCGCAACCGACGCAAGATCCTGATACGTAATCGCAGCCCTACGCTGTCGCCAATCCACGAATCCGGCCTGTCGAATCCGACCTCGCCGCAGCCCTGCCGGCACTCGTGCTCCGCCAGCATATCGTCCCTGACGTCCCCGATGGCCAGCATGTGCGCCGGCGGAAGCGGCACCGCTGCCGGTGCTTCATCATCCTCTGTAGATAGATCAACCTAG